In the Sinorhizobium garamanticum genome, one interval contains:
- a CDS encoding conjugal transfer protein TrbF, with protein sequence MAANRAPENPYLAARQEWTERYGSYVKAAAAWRIVGILGLTMAVIGFGYAMYLSTTVKLVPYIVEVDKLGTSVTAGFPAQIEYADVRVVRATLGNFVTSFRSITPDAVVQKQYIDRTYALLRTSDPSTEKINAWFRGNSPFEKAKTSTVAIEVNNIVALSNQTYQIDWTEYERDRKGKETGTRRFRGIATVALTAPQDEATIRLNPIGLYVRDFDWTAQL encoded by the coding sequence ATGGCAGCGAACCGCGCCCCCGAGAATCCATATCTTGCCGCGCGGCAGGAATGGACCGAACGCTACGGATCTTACGTGAAGGCGGCCGCGGCATGGCGGATCGTCGGCATTCTGGGCCTGACCATGGCCGTGATCGGCTTCGGATATGCGATGTATCTGAGCACAACGGTCAAGCTCGTGCCTTACATTGTTGAGGTCGACAAACTTGGAACGTCGGTGACAGCCGGCTTCCCCGCACAGATCGAATATGCGGATGTCCGTGTGGTACGTGCGACACTCGGCAATTTCGTAACCAGCTTCCGTTCGATCACACCCGATGCCGTCGTCCAGAAACAATATATCGACCGCACCTACGCGCTTCTTCGAACGTCCGACCCATCGACGGAGAAGATCAACGCGTGGTTTCGGGGGAATTCACCGTTCGAAAAGGCGAAGACCTCCACGGTGGCTATCGAGGTCAACAACATCGTGGCGCTCTCGAACCAGACCTATCAGATCGACTGGACCGAATACGAGCGGGATCGCAAGGGCAAGGAGACCGGCACGCGCCGGTTCCGCGGGATCGCGACGGTCGCGCTGACCGCGCCGCAGGACGAGGCGACGATCCGCCTCAATCCGATCGGTCTTTATGTCCGGGATTTCGACTGGACGGCACAGCTTTAA